One window from the genome of Helicoverpa zea isolate HzStark_Cry1AcR chromosome 6, ilHelZeax1.1, whole genome shotgun sequence encodes:
- the LOC124631282 gene encoding MOB kinase activator-like 4, translating to MAVEAVQILRRNRPGSKAKDFCRWPDEPFEEMDSTLAVQQFIQQTIRRDPSNLEAILKMPEAQDEGVWKYEHLRQFCMELNGLAVKLQADCKPETCTQMTATEQWIFLCAAHKTPKECPAIDYTRHTLDGAACLLNSNKYFPSRVSIKESSVAKLGSVCRRVYRIFSHAYFHHRAIFDAFEKETHLCKRFTYFVTKYSIISKEILILPKLDDETPVGGESEA from the exons ATGGCCGTCGAAGCTGTTCAAATATTGAGACGAAATCGACCCGGTTCGAAAGCTAAG GACTTTTGTCGCTGGCCAGATGAACCATTTGAAGAAATGGATAGCACTCTCGCAGTCCAACAGTTTATACAACAAACTATAAGACGCGACCCCTCCAATCTTGAAGCTATTCTGAAGATGCCTGAAGCACAAGATGAAGGGGTTTGGAAATACGAACATTTAAG GCAGTTCTGTATGGAGCTTAATGGTTTAGCTGTAAAATTACAAGCTGATTGTAAGCCAGAGACCTGTACACAAATGACTGCTACTGAGCAATGGATTTTTCTGTGTGCTGCACATAAAACTCCAAAAGAATGCCCAGCTATTGACTACACAAGACACACCCTCGATGGGGCTGCTTGCTTGCTCAATAGCAACAAATACTTCCCTAGCag GGTAAGCATTAAGGAATCATCAGTAGCTAAGCTTGGTTCGGTCTGCAGGCGTGTCTACAGAATATTTTCTCATGCCTACTTCCATCACAGGGCAATATTTGATGCCTTTGAGAAAGAAACTCATTTGTGCAAGAGATTCACTTACTTTGTGACTAAATACTCAATTATTTCAAAGGAGATTCTGATCCTGCCTAAGCTGGACGATGAAACACCTGTGGGTGGTGAATCAGAAGCCTGA
- the LOC124631283 gene encoding ribonuclease P protein subunit p25-like protein — MENYSKGKNVEEEIERSKIPIKDLPENFLWMQVKGGSKMTNLLSHASGILEDKAATAVVWSGSGAAISKAISCAEILKKQFSIEHQVTKLAYKMVEEFWEPKVDGLETLVVKRQIPIIHILLSVDPLPDTNQIGYQSLNGKKFWQKEQSGASKQNQSYKSKKPFKHKKT, encoded by the exons ATGGAGAATTATAGCAAAGGAAAAAATGTAGAAGAGGAAATAGAACGAAGCAAAATACCCATCAAAGATCTGCCTGAGAACTTTCTGTGGATGCAA GTGAAAGGTGGAAGTAAGATGACCAATTTGTTATCTCATGCTTCTGGCATCTTAGAAGACAAGGCAGCCACTGCTGTAGTCTGGAGTGGGTCCGGCGCTGCCATTTCCAAAGCTATATCATGTGCAGAAATCCTAAAGAAACAGTTTTCGATTGAACATCAAGTAACGAAGCTAGCATACAAAAT GGTAGAAGAATTTTGGGAGCCTAAAGTGGATGGTCTGGAAACTTTAGTAGTAAAGCGCCAAATACCTATCATACACATATTGTTGTCAGTGGATCCTCTCCCCGATACTAACCAAATTGG ATACCAATCTCTAAATGGAAAGAAGTTTTGGCAAAAGGAACAGAGTGGTGCATCTAAGCAAAATCAATCATATAAATCTAAGAAACCATTTAAACATAAGAAAACATAA
- the LOC124631279 gene encoding T-cell immunomodulatory protein yields the protein MSPILITRLILTILFSSGSYAVNDMTESSFGKNNEGVIAAFGDFNSDELTDAFVIKNYSSVEVYLAYDKEPFMRPSAYACNFTNFVITSVVPGDFDGDAYMDILLTTQEVNDTTNFHTVRILWGGESTLNCSDALFIKALSLGQPLVMDYNRDMILDLFGMNSKNERVFWVFDQSRTTPVEKQMGDDLSKMIKLPHSHSFLDVNEDDAADLLVTTTSNVEVWLNDEFEGFRYNNSIELLVGHPTIYGQALFLDVALSGQFFLVIPVCYDLQCFNSTILIYDNQKWHDLQVDFNDGKGTLWRFVPPRDEVYLDTITMRSGDYNMDGYPDILMTLSPVNTNETRVFLLHNRPCNLPGCKFYRTFEVQWDKFDSFGNDVIMATFYDFYMDGVLDIIYVKKNVTTQKYTMNSFKNELEYDTNFIKVIVVTGLTNEKMPINNRTLYNRKVTFGTNLPGPKIGYNTWSQEGTYRTGVCAQLPQSAYFALQLPYSIFGLDRTPNFVDTLNVGLSGYSKSWTQIIPNSQIVVIPAPPNDPSQWKAQLFVTPSKVILKSVFVLTAIIIIITGCVLYLHWKERNDRQDIIEIDEKTYVKI from the exons atgtcTCCCATACTTATAACGCGACTTATTTTAACAATACTGTTTAGCAGTGGCAGTTATGCAGTAAATGATATGACTGAAAGCTCTTTTGGAAAGAACAATGAAGGTGTTATTGCTGCATTTGGAGACTTTAATTCAGATGAGCTAACTGATGCATTCGTAATAAAAAACTACTCAAGTGTGGAAGTTTATCTTGCCTATGACAAAGAACCTTTCATGAGGCCGTCAGCATATGCTTGCAATTTCACAAACTTTGTAATAACAAGTGTTGTGCCTGGTGATTTCGATGGAGATGCATACATGGACATATTGCTCACTACGCAGGAAGTCAATGATACCACCAACTTTCACACTGTCAGAATTTTATGGGGTGGTGAATCCACGTTGAATTGCTCAGATGCTTTGTTTATCAAAGCTTTGTCATTAGGACAACCATTAGTAATGGATTATAATAGAGACATGATTCTTGACCTTTTTGGTATGAATTCGAAAAACGAAAGAGTGTTTTGGGTATTTGACCAATCGAGAACAACTCCTGTAGAAAAGCAGATGGGTGATGATCTATCCAAGATGATAAAACTGCCACACTCACATTCGTTTTTAGATGTAAATGAAGATGATGCAGCTGATCTTCTAGTTACAACAACCTCTAATGTTGAAGTATGGCTGAATGACGAATTCGAGGGATTTAGATATAACAATAGTATTGAATTACTTGTAGGTCATCCAACTATATATGGCCAGGCTCTGTTTCTTGATGTTGCTCTCTCTGGTCAATTCTTTTTAGTTATACCTGTGTGTTATGACCTGCAGTGTTTCAACAGCACTATACTGATATATGATAACCAGAAATGGCATGATCTGCAAGTCGATTTCAATGATGGCAAAGGTACACTATGGCGATTTGTGCCACCAAGGGATGAAGTTTATTTAGATACAATTACAATGAGAAGTGGAGATTATAATATGGATGGATACCCAGACATCTTGATGACTCTGAGTCCTGTTAATACTAATGAAACCAGAGTATTTCTTTTGCACAACAGACCATGTAACTTGCCTGGATGCAAATTTTACAGAACTTTTGAAGTTCAATGGGATAAGTTTGATTCATTTGGTAATGATGTTATAATGGCCACCTTTTATGATTTCTACATGGATGGTGTTCTTGATATAATTTATGTCAAGAAGAATGTAACtactcaaaaatatacaatgaaTTCTTTCAAGAACGAGTTGGAGTATGATACGAACTTTATCAAAGTTATTGTTGTTACTGGTTTGACTAATGAGAAGATGCCAATCAATAATAGGACTTTATATAATAGAAAAGTTACCTTTG GGACCAATCTGCCAGGGCCTAAAATAGGCTACAACACCTGGTCTCAGGAAGGTACCTACAGGACAGGTGTCTGTGCTCAACTGCCCCAGTCTGCATACTTTGCTCTACAATTACCTTACTCCATATTTGGTTTAGACCGGACACCAAATTTTGTTGATACTTTGAATGTGGGTCTTTCCGGTTATTCTAAAAGTTGGACTCAAATAATCCCGAATTCTCAGATAGTGGTAATTCCCGCGCCGCCAAATGACCCTTCTCAGTGGAAGGCACAACTGTTTGTTACTCCCAGCAAAGTCATTCTTAAGAGTGTGTTTGTACTGACTGCTATCATAATTATAATCACTGGATGTGTTTTATACTTGCACTGGAAGGAACGAAATGACAGACAAGATATAATAGAAATTGATGAAAAGACTTATGTTAAAATTTAG